In Panthera tigris isolate Pti1 chromosome C1, P.tigris_Pti1_mat1.1, whole genome shotgun sequence, the following proteins share a genomic window:
- the SLC16A14 gene encoding monocarboxylate transporter 14 isoform X1, producing MYTSHEDIGYDFEDDPKDKKTLKPHPNIDSGWAWMVVLSSFFVHILIMGSQMALGVLNVEWLEEFHQSRGLTAWVSSLSMGITLIVGPFIGLFINTCGCRRTAIIGGLVNSLGWVLSAYAANVHYLFITFGVTAGFGSGMAYLPAVVMVGRYFQKRRALAQGLSTTGTGFGTFLMTVLLKYLCAEYGWRNAMFIQGAVSLNLCVCGALMRPLSPGKELNDDGGGKDPQVVPAQSPGSKSSGQLDGAEEKGGGPRNEETLGDLPAQAGQEKAGHGQNMGAFRVLKTASQLTRRVKKGFRAWYSGYFGAASLFTNRMFVAFVFWALFAYSSFVVPFIHLPEIVNLYNLSEQNDVFPLTSIIAIVHIFAKVILGVVADLPCISVWNVFLMANFTLVLSIFILPLVHTYAGLAVICALIGFSSGYFSLMPVVTEDLVGIEHLANAYGIIICANGISALLGPPFAGWIYDITEKYDFSFYICGLLYMVGILFLLIQPCIQIIEQSRKKYMDGTRV from the exons ATGTATACAAGTCATGAAGATATTGGGTATGATTTTGAAGACGACCCCAAAGATAAGAAGACGCTTAAGCCCCACCCAAACATTGACAGTGGGTGGGCTTGGATGGtggttctttcctccttcttcgtGCACATCCTCATCATGGGCTCCCAGATGGCCCTGGGAGTCCTCAACGTGGAGTGGCTTGAAGAATTCCACCAGAGCCGCGGCCTGACTGCATGGGTCAGCTCCCTCAGCATGGGCATCACCTTGATTGTGG GACCTTTCATCGGCTTGTTTATTAACACCTGTGGGTGTCGCCGGACCGCAATAATTGGAGGGCTGGTGAACTCCCTCGGCTGGGTATTGAGTGCCTATGCAGCAAACGTGCATTATCTCTTTATCACCTTTGGAGTGACAGCTG GCTTTGGAAGCGGGATGGCCTACCTGCCGGCTGTGGTCATGGTGGGAAGGTACTTTCAGAAGAGACGCGCCCTTGCCCAGGGCCTCAGCACCACCGGGACGGGGTTTGGCACCTTCCTCATGACGGTTTTGCTCAAGTACCTGTGCGCGGAGTACGGTTGGCGGAACGCGATGTTCATCCAAGGCGCTGTGTCCTTGAACTTGTGTGTTTGCGGGGCGCTCATGAGGCCCCTCTCTCCTGGGAAGGAGCTCAACGACGACGGTGGAGGGAAGGATCCACAGGTGGTCCCGGCTCAGTCCCCTGGATCCAAGTCAAGCGGACAGTTGGACGGAGCAGAAGAGAAGGGTGGCGGGCCCAGGAACGAGGAGACCCTCGGGGACCTCCCCGCCCAGGCGGGCCAAGAGAAGGCAGGGCACGGCCAGAACATGGGCGCCTTTCGGGTCCTGAAGACGGCGAGCCAGCTGACCAGGAGAGTCAAGAAGGGCTTCCGAGCCTGGTACTCGGGCTATTTTGGAGCAGCCTCGCTCTTCACTAATCGGATGTTTGTCGCCTTCGTTTTCTGGGCTCTGTTTGCCTACAGCAGCTTTGTCGTCCCCTTCATCCACCTCCCAGAAATAGTCAATTTGTATAATTTATCCGAGCAAAACGATGTTTTCCCTCTGACCTCAATTATAGCAATAGTGCATATCTTTGCAAAAGTGATCCTGGGCGTTGTGGCCGACTTACCTTGCATCAGCGTCTGGAATGTCTTCCTGATGGCCAACTTCACCCTCGTCCTCAGTATTTTCATCCTGCCGCTGGTGCACACGTACGCCGGCCTGGCGGTCATCTGCGCCCTGATAGGGTTTTCCAGTGGTTATTTCTCCCTGATGCCCGTAGTGACTGAAGACTTGGTTGGGATCGAGCACCTGGCCAACGCCTACGGCATCATCATCTGTGCCAATGGCATTTCCGCGCTGCTTGGGCCACCGTTTGCAG